From a region of the Chromatiales bacterium genome:
- a CDS encoding threonine synthase, which yields MRGLIEKYRECMPLAADAEAISLCEGSTPLIRLRNIPKLFDTELDIYVKYEGLNPTGSFKDRGMTVAVSHAVAQKQKAVICASTGNTSASAAAYAARAEMRCFVLIPEGKIATGKLAQAMIEGAMVIQIKGNFDQGMELVKQIAQQSAVAVVNSINPYRLQGQKTASLEIIETLGDAPDYHCLPVGNAGNISAYWMGYSEAAGQQSFCIEQARSSLGDDYKSASIIATKRPKMLGYQAQGAAPIVTGHKVDQPETVATAIRIGNPQSWQMALHASKESEGWLATCSDDEILAAQSLLADKEGIFCEPASAISIAGLMKDIVAKKIKAGSRIVCTLTGHGLKDPDVAIRQSTHRATQTVAPEFNLINDLINQN from the coding sequence ATGCGCGGACTGATAGAGAAATATAGAGAGTGTATGCCGCTAGCGGCTGATGCCGAAGCAATATCGCTATGCGAAGGGTCAACGCCGTTGATACGATTGCGTAATATCCCCAAGCTATTTGATACAGAACTTGATATTTATGTTAAATATGAAGGCTTGAATCCTACCGGTTCTTTCAAAGATCGCGGTATGACGGTGGCAGTTAGTCACGCAGTTGCACAAAAACAAAAGGCAGTGATCTGCGCATCGACCGGCAATACTTCGGCATCCGCAGCGGCTTATGCAGCGCGTGCCGAGATGCGCTGCTTTGTGCTAATTCCGGAAGGTAAAATTGCTACTGGCAAACTCGCACAAGCAATGATCGAGGGAGCTATGGTTATACAAATTAAAGGAAACTTTGATCAGGGCATGGAGCTTGTCAAGCAAATAGCACAACAATCGGCTGTAGCAGTCGTTAATTCTATCAATCCTTACCGCCTGCAAGGACAGAAGACTGCATCTTTAGAGATTATAGAAACACTCGGTGATGCCCCCGATTATCATTGCCTGCCGGTCGGTAACGCTGGCAATATCTCGGCATATTGGATGGGTTATAGCGAGGCCGCCGGACAACAGAGCTTCTGCATAGAGCAGGCGCGTTCGTCACTAGGTGACGATTATAAATCAGCATCGATTATCGCCACTAAGCGACCTAAAATGTTGGGTTATCAAGCACAAGGTGCGGCACCAATCGTCACTGGACATAAAGTAGATCAACCGGAGACCGTGGCTACTGCAATTAGAATAGGCAACCCGCAAAGCTGGCAAATGGCGTTGCATGCAAGCAAAGAATCGGAAGGCTGGCTTGCTACCTGCAGCGACGACGAGATTCTAGCTGCACAAAGTTTGCTGGCTGATAAAGAAGGTATTTTTTGCGAACCAGCATCGGCGATTTCCATTGCCGGTTTAATGAAAGATATTGTAGCAAAGAAAATAAAAGCCGGTAGCCGTATTGTCTGCACATTAACCGGACACGGTCTCAAAGACCCTGATGTCGCTATTCGTCAATCTACCCATCGTGCAACACAAACCGTAGCACCTGAGTTCAATTTAATCAACGATTTAATCAATCAAAACTGA
- a CDS encoding Fic family protein, protein MKKAHIPEQLPLQSLTWNELLSFISRGHRGLAYFDALLQNLPDANLLLSPLEMQEATLSSRIEGTQATLDEVLRFQAGGQIETEKRDDIQEVINYRAAVVSASKDLESLKLSGRVLKKAHRMLLSGVRGKNKTPGEFRTGPVFVGPLGGTREQASYIPPDAQHIEALFSNLEKYMNDDEKDVLVQAAIVHAQFEIIHPFWDGNGRIGRLLIPLFLYSKGIISAPCLYLSEYLEAHRDDYYKHLNNITTHGNWQQWIIFFLKAVIAQSQRNAEKAQKIINIKDELIGEIQQVTHSQYITNIVYFIIPNPIFTSSQLNRQAKIPRPSIARLLLTLERAGIISKIYPGRGRRPSLYAFEPILEAIE, encoded by the coding sequence ATGAAAAAAGCGCATATACCCGAACAATTACCATTACAATCTTTAACTTGGAATGAATTACTTTCATTTATAAGCAGAGGACATCGTGGGCTGGCATATTTTGATGCATTACTGCAAAATTTGCCTGATGCAAATCTATTATTATCACCTCTTGAGATGCAAGAAGCCACTCTCTCTTCCCGCATTGAAGGCACTCAGGCAACCCTAGACGAAGTATTGCGGTTCCAAGCAGGTGGACAAATAGAGACAGAAAAAAGAGACGATATACAAGAAGTTATCAATTACCGTGCCGCTGTAGTGTCTGCATCTAAAGACCTTGAATCATTAAAATTGTCAGGTCGGGTATTGAAAAAAGCGCATCGGATGTTGTTGTCTGGCGTGCGAGGTAAAAATAAGACCCCGGGCGAGTTCCGCACTGGTCCAGTATTCGTAGGCCCCTTAGGCGGAACGCGTGAGCAAGCAAGTTATATCCCACCAGATGCACAGCACATTGAAGCGTTATTTTCAAATTTAGAAAAATACATGAACGATGATGAAAAAGATGTATTAGTCCAAGCAGCTATCGTTCATGCTCAATTCGAGATTATTCATCCCTTTTGGGATGGCAACGGTAGAATCGGGCGTCTTTTAATCCCGCTATTTCTTTATTCCAAAGGGATTATATCGGCACCTTGCCTTTATCTCAGTGAATATCTAGAAGCGCATCGCGACGACTACTACAAGCATCTGAATAATATAACCACCCATGGTAATTGGCAACAATGGATTATTTTTTTTCTGAAAGCGGTCATCGCACAATCGCAACGCAATGCTGAAAAAGCACAAAAAATTATCAATATAAAAGACGAGCTCATAGGTGAAATACAACAAGTCACTCACTCACAATATATTACAAATATCGTCTATTTTATTATTCCAAACCCTATTTTCACAAGCTCTCAACTTAATAGACAAGCAAAAATTCCTCGCCCCAGCATAGCACGACTGCTACTCACCCTAGAGCGAGCGGGAATTATTAGCAAAATATACCCCGGCAGAGGACGGCGGCCGTCGCTGTACGCTTTTGAGCCAATACTGGAAGCTATTGAATAG
- a CDS encoding VWA domain-containing protein has protein sequence MRHLKRKTEGFNIAFLDVMSCGLGAVILILMLVKFQTELPDQQSSALQADIAVLESQNLQSQQSVAVLQNQADASQAMLAKLNAQLLSLVANINTTKDTRQSLQAQLEKLQAQADIATQAPPAPVPVVNRGLEDYLLGLTVEGRKIVILVDSSASMTEERLIDIIRYKIASPVERQQSPKWQRTQRIVEWLVAKVPAGSDYQIIHFAEQAAIIGGSGWKKGGDIKDAATVLSDFKQLVPEGGTNLHAAIALMRNVAVGFSNVYLVTDGLPTQGRIGRIGAVKSFFSGCNSIIGTAKNISGKCRIKLLNNIILSYKENAPVNVILLALEGDSDAAGAFWQWTARSDGMLISPESSWP, from the coding sequence GTGAGACATCTTAAAAGAAAGACCGAAGGATTTAACATCGCTTTCCTCGATGTTATGTCGTGCGGCTTGGGTGCTGTCATACTGATATTGATGTTAGTCAAATTTCAAACGGAACTACCCGACCAACAATCCTCTGCACTGCAAGCCGACATCGCAGTTTTAGAATCACAAAACCTTCAATCACAACAATCCGTAGCAGTATTGCAGAACCAAGCCGACGCTAGCCAGGCTATGTTGGCAAAGCTCAATGCGCAGTTGTTAAGTCTGGTGGCGAATATCAATACAACAAAAGATACGCGCCAGTCATTGCAAGCACAACTGGAAAAACTACAAGCACAAGCCGACATAGCGACTCAAGCCCCCCCTGCCCCAGTGCCAGTAGTGAACAGAGGATTGGAAGATTACCTGCTGGGTTTAACAGTAGAAGGTAGGAAAATTGTTATATTGGTCGATAGTAGTGCATCGATGACTGAGGAACGTTTGATAGATATTATTCGTTACAAAATTGCATCGCCAGTAGAACGCCAGCAAAGCCCTAAGTGGCAACGCACACAGCGTATCGTTGAATGGTTGGTAGCCAAAGTACCCGCAGGTAGCGACTATCAAATCATTCACTTTGCTGAACAAGCTGCGATCATCGGTGGTAGTGGATGGAAAAAAGGAGGTGATATTAAAGACGCGGCGACGGTATTATCTGACTTCAAGCAACTCGTACCTGAAGGCGGCACTAATCTACACGCAGCCATTGCTTTAATGCGCAATGTTGCAGTCGGTTTTTCAAATGTTTATTTAGTAACCGACGGTTTACCTACTCAAGGCCGTATCGGAAGAATTGGTGCAGTAAAGTCGTTTTTCTCCGGTTGCAACTCTATTATTGGTACCGCAAAAAATATCAGCGGCAAGTGCAGAATCAAATTGCTTAACAATATCATTTTGTCGTACAAAGAAAATGCACCAGTCAATGTGATCCTGCTAGCTTTGGAAGGTGACTCCGACGCTGCCGGTGCATTCTGGCAATGGACAGCTAGAAGCGACGGCATGCTTATATCGCCTGAATCATCATGGCCGTAA
- a CDS encoding MotA/TolQ/ExbB proton channel family protein, translating to MVKNMVKNLGALVISVLAVHLLYIGFILPNAEIAIALAESQGQAVPRNLFIIIKDLEQEICIILMLWGSYLIVGKMIAISKDRYLFDENLIAFSDMLDNNKIAVAKAAREQLAALPADVVKTSLVQTLMVGLDRFLITKDVHYTAEAIDAKMDALVLSIEAENSMIRYLIWAIPSIGFIGTVRGIGQALSQADQALAGNIAGMTNSLGIAFNSTLVALIISIFLMLLLHQLQRIQDGLIVDIRAYCETHIMNPIGKS from the coding sequence ATGGTTAAAAATATGGTTAAAAATTTAGGGGCATTGGTTATATCAGTGTTGGCAGTGCATTTGCTGTACATTGGTTTTATTCTACCCAATGCCGAAATTGCCATTGCGCTAGCCGAAAGTCAAGGGCAAGCCGTGCCACGCAACCTCTTTATCATCATAAAGGATTTAGAACAAGAAATATGCATCATTCTCATGCTATGGGGTAGCTATTTAATCGTCGGTAAAATGATTGCGATCAGCAAAGATCGTTATCTCTTTGACGAAAACTTAATTGCGTTTTCGGATATGCTAGACAACAACAAAATTGCCGTTGCCAAAGCGGCGCGTGAGCAACTCGCTGCGTTGCCTGCTGATGTGGTCAAAACTTCTCTGGTGCAAACACTGATGGTAGGTCTAGACCGATTCCTAATCACTAAAGATGTGCATTACACTGCCGAGGCGATCGATGCAAAAATGGATGCATTGGTATTGAGTATAGAGGCAGAAAACTCGATGATCCGCTATTTGATATGGGCTATACCCTCGATCGGTTTTATTGGTACTGTGCGCGGTATAGGACAAGCATTATCGCAAGCTGACCAAGCGCTTGCTGGTAATATCGCCGGCATGACGAATAGCTTGGGAATTGCATTTAATTCCACTCTGGTCGCGCTCATTATCAGCATATTCTTGATGCTCTTACTACATCAACTACAGAGGATACAAGACGGGCTTATCGTTGATATCAGAGCTTATTGCGAGACGCATATTATGAATCCGATAGGAAAAAGTTAA
- a CDS encoding bacterioferritin produces MKNKDIIEIMNKILEHELAGVVRYTHYSLMVYGYNRIPVVSWLRAQATESLTHAQQVGEHITTLGGHPSLKISPLLETHKHTIEDILKESLEHEQQQLALYYALLKKAQDQIIWLEDFSRNLILEEEQHISEVEKMLRPPGH; encoded by the coding sequence ATGAAAAACAAAGATATCATTGAAATTATGAATAAAATCTTAGAGCATGAACTGGCAGGTGTGGTGCGCTATACGCACTATTCTTTGATGGTTTATGGTTATAACCGTATTCCTGTTGTTTCTTGGCTTCGTGCCCAAGCAACAGAATCTCTCACGCACGCACAACAAGTGGGAGAACATATAACGACTTTGGGTGGCCATCCGTCATTAAAGATAAGCCCTCTTCTAGAGACACATAAGCACACAATAGAAGATATTCTAAAAGAAAGTCTGGAACACGAACAACAACAACTAGCTCTATACTATGCGCTTCTTAAAAAAGCACAAGACCAAATCATCTGGCTGGAAGATTTTTCAAGGAACTTAATACTTGAAGAGGAGCAACATATATCAGAAGTAGAAAAAATGCTCAGGCCTCCCGGACACTGA
- a CDS encoding SUMF1/EgtB/PvdO family nonheme iron enzyme: protein MNLSEAHFRKSRRSFWQKIIATGGAIAIIIIVLFVFLFWIKATVVEVLPEAAANQAQRILSGWGWVQHDKVYLLSSTAELEISATGFISETITLVRNELERRIIVELREAPALIKATATPADSQIQWRINAKPAGSGASLQATLEPGRYSVEVSHPYYQPQTTSIELTRAEEKTLHFELAAIQGHINISSIPEGIPLLLNDELVGQTPLRLMRDGGIYRLRIQTPDFETIDEDIEITYQQPEIERNYRLSYKKALVNFTLNPLGGQLLIDGKTMTINNKPVALDAMREKIISYSKAGYASKTIKRTLKPAQQENISISLIKEFGTVIINATPSASIKINGRASGDTPQTVTLNTIPHTIELSKPGYRSVRRTVQPNSQRTIQVNEVLLTEQQANLSESPALFKNSVGIELLLFKPDKTQRFELGAHRSEKGQRANEILRTVRLTRAFYISRSEVSAQHYRAYNQRTPVSNLPINNITWNDAALFCNWLSAREKLPSFYITDNNTIVGYNSASIGYRLPSEAEWEWLARYAKRSAPTQFVWGNQTTLPKAVGNLADESAKNNVAVYIPRYNDGYPELAPIASFPPDKAGLYDLVGNVSEWTHDVYSVDTTNETRNDPLGNAYNTGSSGHVVKGSSWRSGTLSELRSAYRLRAVGKADDRGFRIARYIY from the coding sequence ATGAACCTATCTGAAGCACATTTTCGCAAAAGCCGAAGATCTTTTTGGCAAAAAATTATTGCTACCGGCGGTGCAATCGCAATCATCATCATTGTCCTCTTCGTGTTCCTCTTCTGGATTAAGGCAACCGTCGTAGAAGTTTTACCCGAAGCTGCAGCAAATCAAGCACAACGCATACTAAGCGGTTGGGGATGGGTGCAACACGATAAAGTCTATCTGCTGTCATCCACAGCCGAACTGGAAATCTCGGCAACCGGCTTCATTAGCGAAACCATCACTCTAGTGCGCAATGAACTTGAGCGGCGTATCATCGTTGAACTTCGCGAGGCGCCGGCGCTCATCAAAGCCACCGCAACACCTGCCGATTCGCAAATACAATGGCGCATCAATGCCAAACCAGCAGGCAGTGGAGCAAGTCTACAAGCTACGCTAGAACCTGGTCGCTATAGTGTTGAGGTCTCGCATCCTTACTATCAACCACAAACAACCTCTATTGAATTGACTCGTGCCGAAGAAAAAACACTACACTTTGAGTTAGCAGCGATACAGGGACACATTAATATATCGTCGATACCTGAGGGGATACCGCTGCTACTGAACGACGAATTAGTCGGACAAACACCACTTAGGTTGATGCGTGACGGTGGTATTTATCGTTTACGCATACAAACACCCGACTTTGAAACGATAGACGAAGACATTGAAATCACCTATCAGCAGCCTGAAATCGAGCGAAACTATCGACTCAGTTACAAAAAGGCTCTGGTGAACTTTACGCTCAACCCACTCGGCGGACAACTGTTGATTGACGGCAAAACAATGACTATCAACAATAAGCCAGTGGCACTGGATGCAATGCGCGAAAAAATTATCAGCTATTCCAAAGCGGGTTATGCCTCTAAAACTATCAAACGGACATTGAAGCCTGCGCAGCAAGAGAACATTTCTATCTCATTGATTAAGGAATTCGGCACAGTTATTATCAACGCCACCCCGTCAGCCAGCATTAAAATAAACGGCAGAGCCAGTGGAGATACACCGCAAACCGTCACACTGAATACCATACCGCATACTATCGAACTCTCCAAACCCGGCTATCGCAGTGTTAGGAGGACTGTACAGCCTAACAGCCAACGAACAATACAAGTTAACGAAGTACTACTAACCGAACAACAAGCGAACTTAAGTGAAAGCCCTGCACTATTCAAAAACTCCGTCGGTATAGAATTGCTATTATTCAAGCCTGACAAAACACAGCGCTTCGAACTGGGCGCGCATCGTAGCGAAAAAGGACAACGCGCCAACGAAATTTTGCGCACTGTACGCTTAACTAGAGCCTTCTATATCAGCCGTAGCGAAGTGTCAGCACAACACTATCGTGCATACAATCAGCGAACTCCGGTGTCTAATCTGCCAATCAATAATATTACTTGGAACGATGCGGCACTGTTCTGCAACTGGCTGAGCGCGCGAGAAAAACTACCCTCTTTCTATATCACTGATAATAATACAATTGTCGGCTACAACTCGGCTAGCATCGGATACCGCCTACCCAGCGAAGCGGAGTGGGAATGGCTAGCACGCTACGCAAAACGTAGCGCACCGACACAATTTGTTTGGGGCAACCAAACCACCCTTCCCAAAGCGGTAGGAAACCTTGCCGACGAAAGTGCCAAAAACAATGTTGCGGTTTATATCCCCCGCTATAACGACGGCTATCCAGAACTCGCACCGATCGCATCTTTTCCACCTGATAAAGCAGGTCTATACGACCTAGTCGGCAATGTCTCTGAATGGACCCACGATGTCTACAGCGTGGACACTACTAACGAAACACGCAACGACCCACTGGGCAATGCTTATAACACTGGTAGTAGCGGTCATGTCGTCAAAGGCTCCAGTTGGCGTTCTGGCACCTTATCCGAACTACGCTCCGCCTACCGCCTACGCGCAGTTGGCAAAGCCGATGACAGAGGCTTTCGTATCGCCCGCTATATCTATTGA
- a CDS encoding 2,4-dihydroxyhept-2-ene-1,7-dioic acid aldolase, producing MSIRQQNRLFAERVRNGELLNSTMVTINAPQVSELLSDSGLDWLFIDSEHSTFDTAALQCLLQASTIPCLVRVPIAERIAIRNVLDMGAAGIIVPQVNSAKTAQEIVSWCRYPPDGIRGVGIFRGNCYGFEFEDHIKSAAQETIIVVQAEHKDAVAEIEDIASVTGIDAILIGPYDLSASYGKAGMIDDPQIQAAMDTITNACLSNNKILGFFGMNVNAVMPWIERGATLITTGVDCITLGINTRQYVTDLQSKISDK from the coding sequence ATGAGCATCCGACAACAAAATCGCCTATTCGCCGAACGCGTACGCAACGGTGAGCTACTCAACAGCACGATGGTTACTATCAATGCACCTCAAGTGAGTGAATTATTATCGGATAGCGGGCTTGACTGGTTGTTTATCGACAGTGAGCACAGTACTTTTGATACCGCTGCCTTGCAGTGTCTCTTGCAAGCGTCTACTATTCCGTGCCTGGTTAGAGTGCCGATTGCCGAGCGCATCGCAATAAGGAATGTGCTAGATATGGGAGCTGCCGGCATCATTGTCCCGCAGGTCAATAGTGCAAAAACCGCACAAGAGATTGTTTCGTGGTGCCGCTACCCACCCGATGGTATACGTGGTGTTGGTATTTTCCGCGGTAATTGCTATGGTTTTGAATTTGAAGATCATATCAAATCAGCAGCACAAGAGACCATCATCGTTGTGCAAGCCGAACATAAAGATGCAGTCGCCGAGATAGAGGATATTGCAAGTGTGACAGGCATTGATGCAATTTTAATCGGACCTTACGATTTATCGGCGAGCTACGGCAAAGCAGGTATGATAGATGACCCGCAGATACAAGCGGCTATGGATACGATTACCAATGCGTGCTTGTCAAATAATAAAATTTTAGGTTTTTTTGGTATGAATGTGAACGCAGTGATGCCGTGGATAGAACGCGGTGCTACACTGATAACTACCGGCGTGGATTGCATTACATTAGGCATCAACACTAGACAATATGTGACTGATTTACAGTCAAAAATTTCTGATAAATGA